One window of the Alphaproteobacteria bacterium genome contains the following:
- a CDS encoding DM13 domain-containing protein, translated as MKRLIIILVVGLIAGGAAGFGAGIFIYPFWFLNDVAIETLTPNIERTKLASGTFIHANKMDPVHYGSGDVSVYREPAGQAVVFLHENFEVGPGPRFHVYLVNHADIRLRQDFLDAEKIDLGRLRNFRGSQLYPVPAGVDLSPYKSIVIWCKEFGVLISPARLSDA; from the coding sequence ATGAAACGTCTCATCATCATCTTGGTCGTCGGGCTGATAGCCGGCGGCGCAGCAGGTTTCGGCGCGGGAATCTTCATTTATCCATTCTGGTTCCTGAACGACGTGGCGATCGAAACGCTCACGCCCAATATCGAACGCACGAAACTGGCTTCCGGAACATTCATACATGCCAACAAGATGGACCCGGTTCACTACGGATCGGGCGACGTGTCCGTTTATCGTGAACCCGCCGGGCAAGCCGTTGTCTTTCTTCACGAAAACTTCGAAGTGGGCCCGGGCCCGCGCTTCCACGTCTACCTGGTGAATCACGCCGACATCCGTTTGCGCCAGGATTTCCTCGACGCCGAGAAAATCGATCTCGGCCGTTTGCGGAACTTTCGCGGCAGCCAGTTATATCCGGTACCGGCAGGTGTCGACCTGTCGCCCTACAAAAGCATCGTCATCTGGTGCAAGGAGTTCGGTGTTCTGATCTCGCCCGCCCGCCTGTCAGACGCGTGA
- a CDS encoding PaaI family thioesterase has translation MSKITPEAFNALTERELPIAANYGFRAEEIGDGSARVRAPFSTDFTRPGGTVSGPVMMALTDFGMYAALMGAIGEITLAVTTNLNINFLRRPAPVDLLAHCNVIKLGRRLAVIEVTLYSEGDDAPIAHATGTYSIPPDAAR, from the coding sequence ATGTCAAAAATCACCCCCGAGGCGTTCAACGCCCTGACAGAGCGCGAGTTGCCGATCGCCGCCAACTACGGGTTTCGCGCCGAGGAGATCGGCGACGGCAGCGCACGGGTGCGGGCGCCGTTTAGCACGGACTTTACCCGCCCCGGCGGCACGGTCAGCGGCCCGGTCATGATGGCGCTCACGGATTTCGGCATGTACGCCGCGCTGATGGGCGCGATTGGCGAGATTACGCTCGCCGTGACCACCAACCTGAACATCAACTTCCTGCGCCGCCCGGCACCCGTCGACCTTCTGGCGCACTGCAATGTCATCAAACTCGGGCGCCGGCTCGCCGTGATCGAGGTGACGCTGTACTCCGAAGGTGACGACGCCCCCATTGCACACGCCACGGGCACCTACTCGATACCGCCGGATGCCGCACGCTGA
- a CDS encoding C-terminal binding protein produces MADSSIFAVADSPFPSLEPVETVLASFNPTISMAADTSEDAIIEAAKGAKALFVTYAQITAKVIETLDGCGAIGRFGIGLDNIDLDAATAAGIPVVYAPQYCLDEVSDHTMALLLTAARKTALADKLVKQGRWEMPAVVPIMRFRGKTLGLVGLGNIAQLVAVKAQAFGINVIASDPYVKPEVAKEKGVELVEFDALLERSDYVSVHAPLTPATENMFSTDAFAKMKNSAFIVNTARGGLIDTAALVAALDAGEIAGAGLDVLPQEPPAKDDPILSRDDVVINPHTSFYSEDALDDLQTTVAGDILTILNGGQPKWPANPDVFK; encoded by the coding sequence GTGGCTGATAGCTCGATCTTCGCCGTCGCCGATTCACCGTTCCCGTCGCTGGAACCCGTCGAAACGGTACTCGCAAGCTTCAATCCGACCATCAGTATGGCCGCCGATACGTCCGAGGACGCCATCATCGAGGCGGCCAAGGGCGCCAAGGCGCTGTTCGTCACCTACGCCCAGATCACCGCGAAGGTCATCGAAACGCTCGACGGTTGCGGCGCGATCGGCCGGTTCGGTATCGGCCTCGACAATATCGACCTCGACGCCGCTACGGCGGCGGGAATTCCGGTCGTCTACGCGCCGCAATATTGCCTCGACGAAGTGTCGGATCACACGATGGCGTTGCTGCTGACCGCCGCCCGCAAGACCGCGCTCGCCGACAAGCTGGTCAAGCAGGGTCGCTGGGAAATGCCGGCCGTCGTGCCGATCATGCGCTTCCGCGGCAAGACCTTGGGCCTCGTCGGCCTCGGCAATATCGCCCAGCTGGTGGCCGTGAAGGCCCAGGCCTTCGGGATCAACGTCATCGCTTCCGACCCCTATGTGAAACCCGAGGTCGCCAAGGAAAAAGGTGTGGAGCTGGTCGAATTCGACGCGCTGCTCGAACGCTCGGACTATGTATCGGTCCACGCGCCGTTGACACCCGCGACCGAGAACATGTTCTCCACCGACGCCTTCGCGAAGATGAAGAACTCCGCCTTTATCGTGAACACGGCGCGCGGCGGCCTGATCGACACCGCGGCCCTCGTCGCGGCGCTCGACGCCGGTGAGATTGCCGGCGCCGGCCTCGATGTGCTGCCGCAGGAACCGCCGGCCAAGGATGACCCGATCCTGAGCCGTGACGATGTGGTCATCAATCCGCACACCTCCTTCTATTCCGAGGATGCGCTGGATGACCTGCAGACCACCGTTGCGGGCGATATCCTGACGATCCTGAATGGCGGACAGCCAAAGTGGCCCGCCAATCCGGACGTCTTCAAATAG
- a CDS encoding zinc-binding dehydrogenase produces the protein MRAMVLTEPNVVEQRDIPEPTTDQGEALVRVTSSGICGTDLKILTGGIPAPKPIVMGHEMVGELLNDATDAKAGQRVLVDPVYHCGTCHACLHNQQHICTRGGLIGRDINGGFADLVAVPPANCYVVPDEIADHEVPLIQVLTTCMHGHRMADIFPGDVVVVIGLGVTGQLHVQLAKARGATVIGITRSQWKLDLAKSLGADYTLAPGDDIKDKILDICKGDGADLVIESVGKVLTLGQAFDLVRTGGAIMPFGIYTETKAELPFYQFYFKEIQILNARASKGQDFVASMDLVKRGVVKLDPMISDREPLENLSGALDMLTSEAKGRMKIIMDH, from the coding sequence ATGCGCGCAATGGTGCTCACAGAACCCAACGTGGTCGAGCAACGGGATATTCCCGAACCCACGACGGATCAGGGTGAGGCCCTGGTGCGCGTGACCAGTTCCGGCATTTGCGGGACCGACCTTAAAATTCTCACTGGCGGCATTCCGGCACCCAAGCCGATCGTCATGGGGCATGAGATGGTCGGTGAGCTTCTGAACGACGCGACTGACGCCAAGGCCGGCCAGCGCGTGCTGGTCGACCCGGTCTATCATTGCGGCACTTGCCACGCCTGTCTGCACAACCAGCAGCATATCTGCACCCGCGGCGGCCTGATCGGGCGCGACATCAATGGTGGTTTCGCCGACCTCGTGGCGGTGCCCCCGGCCAACTGTTATGTGGTTCCCGACGAAATCGCCGACCATGAAGTCCCGCTGATCCAGGTGCTGACCACCTGCATGCACGGCCATCGCATGGCGGACATCTTCCCCGGCGATGTCGTGGTCGTGATCGGTCTCGGCGTGACCGGCCAGCTTCATGTGCAGCTGGCCAAGGCGCGCGGCGCCACCGTGATCGGCATCACACGCTCCCAGTGGAAGCTCGATCTCGCCAAGTCCCTCGGTGCGGATTACACCCTGGCTCCCGGCGACGACATCAAGGACAAGATCCTTGATATCTGCAAGGGCGACGGCGCCGATCTGGTGATCGAATCCGTTGGCAAGGTACTGACACTCGGCCAGGCGTTCGACCTGGTGCGAACCGGCGGCGCGATCATGCCCTTTGGCATCTACACAGAGACGAAGGCCGAACTGCCGTTCTACCAGTTCTATTTCAAGGAAATTCAGATCCTCAACGCGCGCGCGTCGAAGGGTCAGGATTTTGTGGCTTCAATGGACCTGGTGAAGCGCGGTGTGGTCAAGCTGGATCCGATGATCAGTGATCGCGAACCGCTGGAGAATCTCTCCGGCGCACTCGACATGCTGACCAGCGAAGCCAAGGGCCGGATGAAAATCATCATGGATCACTGA
- a CDS encoding PEP/pyruvate-binding domain-containing protein: protein MAKFVVSLTDKAATDAARFGPKAANQAALGHAGLPTPGGFVLGADAYFHQLESLGLVEAAEQAVNLPFMESRGPIADVRIGLFSEPIAPDIEAEILDAYRALTAETGMRLAVRSSSLMEDTEGSSFAGQFQTFLGIEGEEDFLTAVRACWGALWSPQAMRYMQDKEISAIDTAMSVLVQPLIEAEASGGGLSQTADGGMSVSATWGLGEALAQGEVVPDRYDLTAEGKLIEAIGGQEFEHSAYCHAHQAPPQNPMAAVAATQAQGHEHDHDHAHNHGHNHDHDHDHDHDHSHDHDHAPQKDAAPRRQCLTTDEVHELARYMKVAEEMMGLSVEVEWAKDDDGIKMLQARPLHVEEPIVLDEVWRGRPGLRGHPGGMGWGSGRACVINCECEISRLNHGDVLVTNVAGPALVGVLPRVSAIVAELGGSTSHLASLGRERGIPMVLGVAGATQQIPDGSTVGVDGVAGIVRWLKPELNEKKPMPMMHPGEMRSPG, encoded by the coding sequence ATGGCGAAGTTCGTTGTGTCGTTGACCGACAAGGCGGCGACGGATGCGGCGCGGTTCGGCCCGAAGGCGGCCAATCAGGCGGCACTCGGCCATGCCGGATTGCCGACCCCGGGCGGCTTCGTGCTCGGCGCGGATGCCTATTTCCATCAGCTGGAATCCCTCGGTCTGGTGGAAGCCGCCGAACAGGCGGTGAACTTGCCGTTCATGGAATCGCGCGGGCCGATCGCCGATGTCCGTATCGGGCTGTTTTCCGAGCCCATCGCGCCGGACATCGAAGCCGAAATCCTCGACGCCTACCGCGCACTGACGGCGGAGACAGGCATGCGGCTCGCCGTACGGTCGTCCTCGCTGATGGAGGACACCGAGGGGTCGTCCTTCGCGGGGCAGTTCCAGACATTTCTCGGCATTGAGGGCGAGGAAGACTTTCTGACGGCCGTGCGCGCCTGTTGGGGCGCGCTCTGGTCGCCCCAGGCCATGCGCTACATGCAGGACAAGGAGATCAGCGCAATCGACACCGCGATGTCGGTGCTGGTCCAGCCGCTGATCGAGGCCGAAGCATCCGGTGGCGGCCTGAGCCAGACCGCCGACGGCGGCATGTCCGTCAGCGCCACGTGGGGGCTCGGCGAAGCGCTGGCCCAGGGTGAAGTGGTGCCTGACCGATACGACCTGACGGCCGAAGGCAAGCTGATCGAGGCAATTGGCGGCCAGGAATTCGAACACAGCGCCTATTGCCACGCGCATCAGGCACCGCCCCAGAATCCGATGGCGGCCGTGGCGGCGACTCAAGCGCAGGGACACGAGCACGATCACGACCATGCGCATAATCATGGTCACAACCATGACCACGACCACGACCATGACCATGATCACAGCCACGACCATGATCACGCACCGCAAAAGGACGCCGCGCCGCGCCGCCAGTGCCTGACCACGGACGAAGTTCACGAGCTCGCCCGCTATATGAAGGTGGCCGAGGAGATGATGGGCCTCTCGGTCGAGGTCGAGTGGGCCAAGGACGATGACGGGATCAAGATGCTTCAGGCGCGCCCGCTGCATGTCGAGGAGCCGATTGTACTGGACGAAGTCTGGCGCGGCCGACCGGGTCTGCGCGGTCATCCGGGCGGCATGGGCTGGGGCTCGGGCCGGGCCTGCGTGATCAACTGCGAATGCGAGATTTCACGCCTGAACCATGGCGATGTGCTGGTGACCAATGTCGCCGGACCGGCGCTGGTCGGTGTGCTCCCGCGGGTGTCGGCGATCGTCGCGGAACTGGGCGGCAGCACGTCCCATCTGGCGTCTTTGGGGCGCGAGCGCGGTATCCCGATGGTGCTCGGTGTGGCCGGTGCGACCCAGCAGATTCCCGATGGCTCGACCGTCGGGGTCGATGGGGTTGCCGGGATCGTGCGCTGGCTGAAGCCGGAGCTGAACGAGAAGAAGCCGATGCCGATGATGCATCCGGGTGAGATGCGGTCCCCTGGGTGA
- a CDS encoding Xaa-Pro peptidase family protein, whose amino-acid sequence MRYGTANFGITGVDWQEKVNWDRLRNYRLERARDMMKKAGLGAMLCMYDENVRYITGTLTPGWNRLKPGLRYALLCGDAAPVLFEQGDIGMQVERHAPWIPPENIRYSYAWIKGAAGGASTQQVTKFTNAIKEEMARFGVAGEKLGVDFVDINMMNHFAEEGIEWADGMSPMMDARAVKSKDEQECARIVGAIGDAAHWECMKFLKPGITENQVTAHIMKFLYDIPGMEDVEDVIVSSGPNTWPNWRNFGDRIIQPGDIVFMDLAALTWNGYKSCYYRTYCVGREPTQEMKDVYAEALDWLQSSMEAVKVGASTRDIALKWPSAKEAWGYEEEDQAAANLWGHGLGLAQYDPPVISRIWSLDHPIEIQEGMVFALETQHGVPFKFGCRIEEMQIVHADETEVITNFPVNQITVVDPMPH is encoded by the coding sequence ATGCGATACGGAACGGCGAATTTCGGCATTACCGGAGTCGATTGGCAGGAAAAGGTCAACTGGGACCGCCTGCGCAACTATCGCCTCGAGCGCGCCCGCGACATGATGAAGAAGGCTGGCCTCGGCGCCATGCTTTGCATGTATGACGAGAACGTTCGCTACATCACGGGAACGCTGACGCCGGGCTGGAACCGCCTGAAGCCGGGTCTGCGCTATGCGCTGCTGTGTGGCGATGCCGCACCGGTCCTGTTCGAGCAGGGTGATATCGGCATGCAGGTCGAGCGCCACGCGCCGTGGATCCCGCCCGAGAACATCCGTTACTCCTACGCCTGGATCAAGGGCGCAGCGGGCGGTGCCTCGACGCAGCAGGTGACCAAGTTCACCAACGCGATCAAGGAAGAGATGGCGCGTTTCGGTGTGGCCGGCGAGAAGCTGGGCGTTGATTTCGTCGACATCAACATGATGAACCACTTTGCCGAAGAGGGCATTGAGTGGGCGGACGGTATGTCCCCGATGATGGACGCCCGTGCGGTCAAGAGCAAAGACGAGCAGGAATGTGCCCGTATCGTTGGCGCGATCGGCGATGCGGCCCACTGGGAGTGCATGAAGTTTCTGAAGCCGGGTATCACCGAGAACCAGGTGACCGCGCACATCATGAAGTTCCTGTACGACATTCCGGGCATGGAAGATGTCGAGGACGTCATCGTTTCCTCGGGTCCGAACACCTGGCCGAACTGGCGTAACTTCGGTGACCGCATCATCCAGCCAGGCGACATCGTCTTCATGGATTTGGCGGCACTGACGTGGAATGGCTACAAGTCCTGCTACTACCGCACCTATTGTGTTGGCCGCGAGCCGACGCAGGAGATGAAGGATGTGTATGCCGAGGCGCTCGATTGGCTGCAGTCCTCGATGGAAGCGGTGAAGGTCGGTGCCTCGACCCGCGACATCGCCCTGAAATGGCCGTCCGCCAAGGAGGCCTGGGGTTACGAGGAAGAAGATCAGGCGGCCGCGAACCTGTGGGGCCACGGCCTGGGTCTTGCCCAGTACGATCCGCCCGTCATCTCGCGCATCTGGTCCCTCGATCATCCGATCGAGATCCAGGAAGGCATGGTCTTCGCGCTCGAGACGCAGCACGGCGTTCCGTTCAAGTTCGGCTGCCGCATCGAGGAGATGCAGATTGTCCACGCGGACGAGACCGAGGTCATCACCAACTTCCCGGTGAACCAGATCACGGTCGTCGACCCGATGCCGCACTAA
- a CDS encoding FAD-dependent oxidoreductase, with translation MSLSIEVEHFETDVLIVGGGAAATMAAFECATAGVKTIQVTKGRATSGTTTVARGGFAAAMGKDDSPAQHLDDILKYGGELIDPEMARAWCEDIVQIVKDLEEWGAEFIRGEDGELDLKMFPNHSHPRACHHYDTTGNMVTKVLSKRLRGDDRIEKHSLTAIVDLVKHDGRVVGAWGVDYRNAKLVTYTAQQVILATGGGSGLFYVNDNPPQVTGDGYVMGFRAGADLLGIEMIDFQAMCCSPEELFGFAPHPTGFINAGAVFRNEEGEEFLKRYFPDTAEKSSRSEVILAMAKEIHAGRAGSTGGIYMDATAIPIETIQKQIPHVYKTCLHRGIDITKTPLEVAPGSHTWLGGLDVDTYGQSSIPGLFAAGETAGGIHGGNRIGGSALAASLAFGRRAGRKAAELIGSEPVSVPALGDNAIPETEREWLSGLLERADGPYQGDVRMHCRMLAHDKLGPIRDEATLREALTEYERIENEDLRNLRLSEEARDTGKGRGEEIESALSIRNLALLGRILATAALEREESRGAHYRLDYPDTNDADWRKVTRLHRTDAGGIEFSTDPVKNETAAAE, from the coding sequence ATGAGCCTTTCCATTGAGGTCGAACATTTTGAAACCGACGTCCTGATCGTCGGTGGTGGTGCGGCGGCGACGATGGCCGCCTTCGAATGCGCCACGGCCGGCGTCAAGACGATCCAGGTCACCAAGGGCCGCGCGACCAGCGGCACGACGACGGTGGCGCGCGGCGGTTTTGCCGCGGCGATGGGCAAGGATGACAGCCCTGCCCAGCATCTGGACGACATCCTGAAATATGGTGGCGAGTTGATCGACCCGGAGATGGCACGGGCCTGGTGCGAGGATATCGTCCAGATCGTCAAGGATCTCGAGGAATGGGGCGCCGAGTTCATTCGCGGTGAGGATGGCGAACTCGACCTGAAGATGTTCCCCAACCATTCCCACCCGCGGGCCTGCCATCACTATGACACCACGGGCAATATGGTGACCAAGGTCCTGTCGAAGCGCCTGCGCGGCGACGACCGGATCGAGAAACACTCCCTGACCGCGATCGTCGATCTGGTGAAGCATGACGGCCGCGTCGTCGGCGCCTGGGGCGTCGACTACCGCAATGCCAAGCTGGTGACCTACACCGCCCAGCAGGTGATTCTCGCGACCGGCGGCGGCAGCGGCCTGTTCTATGTAAACGACAACCCGCCGCAGGTGACCGGTGACGGCTATGTCATGGGCTTTCGCGCGGGTGCGGATTTGCTGGGCATCGAGATGATCGATTTTCAGGCCATGTGCTGCTCGCCCGAGGAGCTGTTCGGTTTCGCACCTCATCCCACCGGCTTTATTAACGCCGGCGCGGTGTTCCGCAACGAAGAGGGCGAGGAGTTCCTCAAGCGCTACTTCCCGGACACGGCCGAGAAGTCGTCGCGCTCGGAAGTGATCCTGGCGATGGCCAAGGAAATTCATGCGGGCCGCGCGGGTTCGACGGGTGGTATCTACATGGATGCGACGGCGATTCCGATCGAGACCATCCAGAAGCAGATCCCGCATGTCTACAAGACCTGCCTGCACCGTGGCATCGACATCACCAAGACCCCGCTCGAAGTCGCGCCGGGCAGCCATACATGGCTCGGCGGGCTGGATGTGGACACTTATGGCCAGAGTTCGATTCCGGGCCTGTTTGCCGCGGGCGAGACAGCCGGCGGCATCCACGGCGGCAACCGGATCGGCGGCTCGGCCCTGGCCGCGTCGCTGGCGTTCGGCCGTCGCGCCGGCCGCAAGGCGGCCGAGCTCATCGGTTCCGAGCCGGTTTCGGTCCCGGCCCTCGGCGATAATGCGATTCCAGAGACGGAGCGCGAGTGGCTGAGCGGTCTCCTGGAGCGGGCTGATGGCCCGTATCAGGGTGATGTGCGGATGCATTGCCGGATGCTGGCCCATGACAAGCTGGGCCCGATCCGCGACGAGGCCACGCTGCGCGAGGCGCTCACCGAGTATGAGCGCATCGAGAATGAGGATTTGCGGAATCTGCGCCTGTCGGAAGAGGCACGCGATACGGGCAAGGGCCGGGGCGAGGAAATCGAGAGTGCGCTTTCGATCCGCAACCTGGCGCTGCTCGGCCGGATTCTCGCGACGGCGGCGCTGGAGCGCGAGGAAAGCCGCGGCGCGCACTACCGTCTCGATTATCCCGACACCAATGATGCCGACTGGCGCAAGGTGACGCGCCTGCACCGTACAGATGCGGGCGGAATCGAGTTCTCGACCGATCCGGTGAAAAATGAAACGGCGGCAGCTGAATAG
- a CDS encoding Tm-1-like ATP-binding domain-containing protein, with protein MSAAKPTVAILVTMDTKAPEALFVASCLANAGTTPWIVDLSLMPHDSTGADMTGGDVAEAGGHSWDGLAKMDRRAASDAMLDGAIKVVRGRFDAGELDGAIGLGGANGTTMACAIMRALPYLVPKAMVSAVAATAAVQWYVAEADIAMHASIGDVALNRITKAAMENAAVGVAAAACHRANKAAETEDHPPLVAISSFGGTAGCVDRAQALLEAEGFEVILFHASGIGGRALERLAREGELAGVLDITTHELTDFVTNGVYDAGGERLTGAGAMGLPQVVVPGAIDHSNFWAGQAPERYREREFFQYNAQNLLMRTNGDEMAELGRAFAERLNAANGPVRVLIPLEGYSEHTKRKTYDLAENELGSWKQPETDRKFSQTLNENLTTGTVEELPCHINDAAFADACVAAFLEIIGSAPGGTRTSGAAS; from the coding sequence ATGTCAGCCGCCAAACCGACTGTCGCCATCCTGGTGACCATGGACACCAAGGCGCCGGAGGCGCTGTTCGTCGCATCATGCCTGGCCAATGCCGGCACCACGCCCTGGATCGTCGACCTCTCCCTGATGCCCCACGACAGTACCGGCGCCGACATGACCGGTGGTGACGTTGCCGAAGCAGGCGGACATAGCTGGGACGGCCTGGCGAAGATGGACCGGCGCGCGGCATCGGACGCCATGCTAGACGGCGCCATCAAGGTCGTGCGCGGCCGCTTCGATGCCGGCGAACTCGATGGCGCGATCGGCCTGGGCGGCGCCAACGGCACGACCATGGCCTGCGCGATCATGCGCGCGCTGCCTTATCTGGTGCCCAAGGCGATGGTGAGCGCGGTCGCCGCGACGGCTGCCGTGCAATGGTATGTGGCCGAGGCCGATATCGCCATGCACGCTTCGATCGGCGATGTGGCGCTCAACCGGATCACCAAGGCCGCGATGGAGAACGCCGCCGTTGGCGTGGCGGCTGCCGCGTGCCACCGGGCCAACAAGGCCGCCGAGACCGAAGATCATCCGCCGCTGGTGGCGATTTCATCCTTCGGGGGTACGGCGGGTTGTGTGGATCGCGCGCAGGCGCTGCTCGAAGCGGAGGGTTTCGAGGTCATTCTGTTTCACGCTTCGGGCATCGGCGGCCGGGCGCTCGAACGGCTGGCGCGCGAGGGCGAGCTGGCCGGTGTTCTCGACATTACCACCCACGAGCTCACGGATTTCGTGACCAACGGCGTGTATGACGCGGGCGGGGAACGCCTGACCGGTGCGGGTGCGATGGGGCTGCCCCAGGTCGTCGTGCCGGGCGCGATCGACCATTCGAACTTCTGGGCCGGGCAGGCACCCGAGCGCTATCGCGAGCGGGAATTTTTCCAGTACAACGCGCAGAATCTTCTGATGCGGACAAATGGCGATGAGATGGCCGAACTCGGCCGCGCCTTTGCCGAGCGACTGAACGCCGCCAACGGACCGGTTCGGGTGCTGATCCCGCTCGAGGGCTATAGCGAGCACACCAAGCGCAAGACATATGATTTGGCGGAGAACGAGTTGGGGTCGTGGAAACAACCCGAGACCGACCGGAAGTTCAGCCAGACCCTGAATGAGAATCTGACCACCGGCACGGTCGAAGAACTCCCGTGCCACATCAACGATGCCGCCTTCGCAGATGCCTGCGTGGCGGCATTTCTCGAAATCATCGGGTCCGCACCGGGCGGAACCCGCACATCCGGAGCAGCGTCATGA